Genomic DNA from Jonesia denitrificans DSM 20603:
CTCTGGGAGTGCTAGCCGTCGGGCTGACAGCGCATATCGCAGCGCGTTTTGCTCGGGCCGAAACGACCACACGGAACCATCAGCGTGCCGGTACGCTTTTAACCCTTCAAAAATTTCCTGCCCGTAGTGCAGTACTGCGGCCGCAGGGTCCATGTGGAGTGGCCCGTAGGGTTCAACCCTCCGGTTGTGCCACCCTTCGTCAACAGTCCAGGTCATTCGGGTCATGTGGTCGGTGAAGACCGTCCCGAACTTCGGCGATGCGGTCAGTGCTACGCGTTCCTCCACCGGCAATGGGCTGGTGGAACGGTGCACGCTGAATTGTGACACGAGTTCATCGAGTGAGCGTGTCTGGGAGGTGAGCGTTGTGCTCATGGAATCGGCCTTTCACCTGATGACCGGTGCACCGCCTCTGAGGAGGCGGTGCACACACATTGGTCTCATTATAGGAGCCGAGCCGTCACGCGGTCATTGCCCCGCCGGGCAGTCCGGTTGATTCCTGGGGCAGGGTTACAGACCACCGATGCGCTCGGTGATTGCCTGACCGACCTCACGTGTGGATCGTGGCGTGGTGCCACGTTCGGCGAGGTCCGCTGCGACTGCAGCTTCAACGCGCGCAGATTCTGTGTGGTAACCCAGGTGATCGAGCATAAGTGCTACCGACAGAATTGTTGCCGTGGGGTCAGCCTTCCCTTGCCCAGCAATGTCCGGTGCTGAACCGTGAACAGGCTCGAACATGGAGGGTGCGGTGCGGTCGGGGTTAATGTTCGCCGACGCCGCAAGGCCAATACCACCGGTGATCGCGGCAGCTTGGTCGGTCAAAATGTCACCAAAGAGGTTGTCAGTCACGATGACATCAAAGCGTGAGGGGTTTGTTGTCAGGAAGATGGTTGCTGCATCAACGTGGAGGTAATCAGTAGTGACCTGGGGGAACTCTTCGTTGACTCGCTCGACTGTGCGGCGCCACAGGTGACCCGCGTGGACGAGAACATTGTGTTTGTGCACCAGTGTGAGGTGTTTGCGTTCGCGTGCAGCGGCTCGTGTGAAGGCGTCTCGCACAACCCGTTCGACACCAAAGGCCGTGTTCACGGACACTTCGTTCGCTACTTCATGGGGTGTTCCCACACGAATGGCGCCACCGTTACCCACGTAGGGGCCTTCTGTTCCTTCGCGGACGACAACGAAATCAATGTCCCCTGGGTTAGCCAAAGGGGAGGAGACGCCCTGGTAGAGCTTTCCGGGGCGCAGGTTAACGTAGTGGTCAAGACTGAAACGGAGCTTCAGGAGTAGTCCACGCTCAAGAACACCGGACGGAACACTCGGATCACCAATCGCACCAAGAAGAATCGCATCATGCTGGCGGATCGCGTCAAGGTCGGAATCAGTCAGCGTTTCCCCGGTGGTGTGCCACCGCTGCGCACCCAGGTTGAACTCGGTGGGTTCCACCGACACCTGCGTACCCGCTAGTGCCGCATCCAGTGCCACAAGGCCCTGTTCGACAACTTCGATACCGATGCCGTCACCAGCGACGACTGCCAGTTTGATGTTCTTGGTCATGCCCCCCACACTACTCCGTCTGTCCACACAGCGGGATGGGGGTTTCACTATTCGGTCACACGTGTGCCCCAGCAAGTCTTCTCAAGAAGCAAGGAACCGTAATAAATCACGGATTTCTCGAACCGGACATACCTCCACGCTAAGAAACTGCGACAATGCTCTTGACCTGCAGAGGTCTTACATCTACTGTCTTCAGGACGTCGAAACGCTCCCATAACACGCATCCCCCATGATGAGATCACGCGAGTTCACGCGTCAGATAACGGAGAATCAGGATGACCCTGCAACTCGCTCAACT
This window encodes:
- a CDS encoding 3-isopropylmalate dehydrogenase; its protein translation is MTKNIKLAVVAGDGIGIEVVEQGLVALDAALAGTQVSVEPTEFNLGAQRWHTTGETLTDSDLDAIRQHDAILLGAIGDPSVPSGVLERGLLLKLRFSLDHYVNLRPGKLYQGVSSPLANPGDIDFVVVREGTEGPYVGNGGAIRVGTPHEVANEVSVNTAFGVERVVRDAFTRAAARERKHLTLVHKHNVLVHAGHLWRRTVERVNEEFPQVTTDYLHVDAATIFLTTNPSRFDVIVTDNLFGDILTDQAAAITGGIGLAASANINPDRTAPSMFEPVHGSAPDIAGQGKADPTATILSVALMLDHLGYHTESARVEAAVAADLAERGTTPRSTREVGQAITERIGGL